The genomic DNA GCAGCGCGAGCAGCAGGTTCCGCTCCAGGACGCCGCTGGGGACGCTGGGGTCGCCGACCGCGCCGAGGAGGATGGCGTCGTGGCCGCGCAGCTCGTCGACCACGCCGGCGGGCAGCGCCTCGCCGGTGGCGTGCCAGCGGCGGGCGCCGAGGTCGTAGTCCGTCGCGGCGATGCGCGGACCGTGGCCGCCCGCGGCGAGGGCGTCGAGTACAGCGCGCGCTTGGTCGACGACCTCGGGGCCAATCCCGTCACCCGGGATGCAGGCGATGTTGATGGTGGTCGCGGCGGCGTCACTCATGGCCGTATCATAGCGGCTCGTCTTGCTGGTTGGGATGATCTTCTCACATGTCGAACATCCTGGCGCGGGTCTCGCTAGCGCAGGTGGCTGGCGCCGTTGAAGTCCAGCACCGCCCCAGAGGCCCACTGAGCGCCCGGCGCGGCGAGGGCGACGATCGCCTCGGCCACCTCCTGCGGGGTGGCCACCCGGCCGAACGGGCTCTGGGCGCGGATGGCGTCGCCGCCCGGGCCGTCGAGGTGCTGGGCGGCCATGTCCGTCGCGATGAAGCCGGGGGCGATGCTCGTCACCGCGATCCCGTGGGGTGCCAGCGCCACGGCCATCGATTGGCCGAAGCTGTGCAGGCCGGCCTTGCTGGCGCCGTACGCGGGGACCTCTGGCTCGCCGCGGTAGGCCCCGCGTGATCCGACGTTGACGATCCGGCCGGCGACCCCGCGCTCGATCATGTGCCGGGCGACGAGGTGGGTCAGATAGGCGGGCCCGATCAGGTTGGTCCGCAGCGTGCTCTCCCACGCGGACAGCCAGGTCTCGTCGTCGCACTCCGCCACACGGTGGTCGCCGCGCCGGCTGCCGGGCTGGTCGACGAGGAACTGGGCGGCGTTGTTGACGAGCACGTCGATCGTGCCGAGCGCCGCGATGGACTCCTCGGATAGCCCGCGGATGTCGGTCGGCACCGAGAGGTCGGCGGCAATCAACGCGTGGCCGGTCCCCGGGAGGGCGGCCAGCACCTGCTCGGCGCGGTCCCGGGCACGGGCGTAGTGCACGACCACCCGGTCGCCACGGGCGGCGAAGGCGGCGGCGACCGCCGCGCCGACGCCACGGGACGCGCCCGTGACGACCACCCCCCGGCTCAGCTGTGACCCTGATCGCGCAGGTCCATCGACTCCTGCATGGCCCGCAGGCTGTCGCGGAGGTCGTCGCTGGGCACCACCTCGTGGTGGTGGATTCGCTTGGCCGAAGCGTCCGGGAGGCGGACCTCGGCGCCGGTCGGGCTGCCGGTGAGTCGCTGCGCCGCGATGGGCTCGGTGAGGGTGGTCATCTTTTCAGCGTAGGAACGCGGCTGGTCGTGGGGGTGCGCGTTGACCATGAGCTTGGCCACACCGGTCCGCTAACTGGTGCTAGCACTCGAGAGGGGCGCCCGGGAGGCCGGCCCCGCCGCGCGGCACGGTGAGTCCGGGGCGAACAGGCCGCGACCGTTCGTTCGCGCCCGCTGCTCGGCCGCCAGTGTGTCGGGGAAGTGCGCGTGATTGGGCTCGATCCGTACGGCGTACGCCAGGCCCGCCTCGACGAGCTCGAGGTTGACGGCCCGGCCGTCCGGGGTGCGGACCCAGGCGAGGTCGCGGCCGTAGCGGTCGCGCCGGCCCACGTCGTACGCGAGGAACACCCGCGACCCGACGGGCAGCCGGGCGCGGAGCCAGGCGGCCGCTTCCGGCCCGCCGCAGCCGACCGGGCGGCCCGGCGCGACCGTCTCGGGCGCATCGACGTTGAGCAGCCGGATCGTCACCACGGCCGCATCGGCGTCGCGCAGGGCGACGAAGGTGTCGCCGTCGCTCACGTGGCGCACGGTGGCGGGGTCGCCCGGGGGCGCGGTCGAGGACGCGGGCGCAGGGGATGCGGGGCCAGCGGGCGTGGGGGTCGGCTCGGCGGAGGCCGCGGGGACGGCGTCTCCGGGCGGGCTGCCCGCGCGCCACAGGCTGAGCGCCTGGACCAGCGCGCCCAGCAGGATCGCGGCGAGGAAGACCCCCAGCGCGCCCCGGAGGGCGCGCCGCGTGCGTCGGTGGCGGGGGAAACGACGCGGGGCACCCGAGGAGGCACGACCTGACGCGGTCGGCGGCTCAGCGGTCGTTGTCGCTGCGGCGGACGATCGGCGGATCGGCCGACCACGGGAACGTGATCCAGAGGGGCGTGTGCTTCCAGACGTATTCGGCCTTGACGACCGACGGCGGCTTCTCGTACAGAACCGCCACGCGCACCTCGGCGACGTGCGGCGCGCAGAACTCCTTGACCCGGTTGAGCGTGTGGCCGGTGTCCGCGACGTCGTCCACGATGAGGACCTTCTGCCCGGACAGGTCGGACGTCGCGGGCAGCGGGGGCAGGAACACCGGCTCCAGCAGCCGCGATTCGATGCCGGTGTAGAACTCGACGTTGATGATGTGCAGCGCCTTGAGGTCGAGGGCGTAGCTGATCGCGCCCGTCGGGAGCAGCCCGCCCCGCGTGATCGACAGGATGATGTCGGGCTCGTAGCCGTCGTCGACGACCAGCTGGGCCAGCTCCCGGGCCGCCGCACCGAATCGTTCCCAGGTCAGGACCTCACGCTCTTCGCTCACGCGCCCATCCTGCCAGGCCCCCGGGGACCCACAGCGCGTCGTGCGCGAAAACCGGCCAGGGCAAACGATCTCCGCAACGAACAGCACGTCCCCACGGGCTAGTCGGCGGGTGGGCTCGTCTGTCCCGAGGACCGCGCTGCGGGACACCAAGGACACCCCTCGCCGGTGCGGCGACGCTGCCCGGACCTTCATCCACAGGTGCGAGCACGACGAAGGGCGGGTGGCCCCGAAGCAGCCACCCGCCCCTCTCCCGCGCCGATCAGCGCGCAGAGCCCGACCGTACGACACCGGGGGCGCCCACGCCGGACACCATGCATGGAAGCCCGCCGTGTCGTGCCCGGCGAAGCGTCACCGGATCCTTCGTCAGCGCGCGGCGGTGCCCTCCGTGTAGTCGCTGTCCGCGTCCTTGATCCAGGCCATGAGCTTGCGCAGCTCGCGACCGGTGGCCTCGATCGGGTGCTGCTCACCCTTGGCGCGCAGCTGCTTGAACTCCGCGGCGCCGTTGTCCTGGTCGTCGATGAAGCGCTGGGCGAACGAGCCGTTCTGGACGTCGGCGAGGACGGCCTTCATGTTCTCCTTGACGCGCGGGTCGATGACGCGCGGACCGGAGATGTAGTCGCCGTACTCCGCGGTGTCCGACACCGACCAGCGCTGCTTGGCGATGCCGCCCTCGATCATGAGGTCGACGATGAGCTTCAGCTCGTGCAGGACCTCGAAGTAGGCGATCTCGGGCTGGTACCCGGCCTCGGTGAGCACCTCGAAGCCATACTGCACCAGCTGCGACGCGCCGCCGCAGAGCACGGCCTGCTCGCCGAACAGGTCGGACTCGGTCTCCTCGGTGAAGGTGGACCGAATGCCGCCGGCCCGCAGGCCGCCGATCGCCTTGGCGTAGGACTTCGCCAGCTCCAGCGCCGACCCGCTCGCGTCCTTCTCGACGCAGACGAGCACAGGGACGCCGCGGCCGTCGACGTACTCGCGGCGCACGATGTGGCCCGGACCCTTGGGGGCGACCATGATCACATCGGCATCCGCCTCGGGGGTGATGTAGCCGAACCGGATGTTGAAGCCGTGCGCGAAGAGCAGCGCGGTGCCCGGCTTGAGGTTGGGCTTGATCGCCTCGGCGTACACCTTCCGCTGGTGCTGGTCGGGCACGAGGATGACGATCACGTCCGCCTCGGCCACGGCCTCGCCGACCGGCAGCACCCGCAGGCCCTGCGCCTCCGCCTTGGCGCGCGAGCGGCTCCCCTCGGCCAGGCCGACGCGGACGTCGACGCCGGAGTCGCGCAGGTTGAGGGCGTGGGCGTGGCCCTGGCTGCCGTAGCCGATGACCGCGACCTTGCGGCCCTGGATCACGGACAGGTCGGCGTCGTCGTCGTAGAACATCTCGGCCATGGGGGCAAAGCTCCTTACGTATTCGTTGATCTGTATCGAGCTGGGTCGGGTGGTTAGTGGCGGCCGGACCGGTCCGTGATCGAGCGCGGACCTCGGCCGATGGCGACCAGGCCGGACTGGACGAGCTCCTTGACGCCGTACGGCTCGAGCATCGCCAGCAGCGCCTCGAGCTTCTCGACCCGCCCCGTCGCCTCGATCGTCAGCGAGTCCTGGGCCACGTCCACGACGTTGGCGCGGAACAGCTGGGCCGTCTCGATCACGTGGCTGCGCGTGGCGGCATCCACCCGCACCTTGACGAGAAGGATCCGACGTTCGACGGTCTGGGTCGCGTCGAGCTCGACGACCTTGAGCACCTCGACGAGCTTGTTGAGCTGCTTGGTCACCTGCTCCAGCGGGAGCTGGTCGGCGTCGACCAGGACCGTCATGCGGGAGACCTCAGGATGCTCGGTCTCGCCCACGGCCAGAGAGGAGATGTTGAAGCCGCGCCGGCTGAACAGGGCCGCGATGCGCGTCAGCACGCCCGGCTTGTTCTCCACCAACACGGACAGCGTGTGCCTGCTCACCGCTCACTCCTCGCGATCCCACACGGGCGAGAGCCCGCGCGCGTACATGATCTCGTCGTTGCTGACGCCCGCCGGCACCATCGGCCACACCTGGGCGTCCCGGCAGACCACGAAGTCGACGACGACCGGCCGGTCCGTCACCTTCATTGCGGCCTCGATCGTGGCGTCCACGTCCTCGGCCCGCTCGCAGCGCAGCCCGACGCAGCCGTACGCGTCCGCCATCTTGACGAAGTCCGGGATGCGCCGGCCCTGGTGCGCCGTGTGCAGGTCGGTGTTGGAGTAGCGCTCCTCGTAGAAGAGGGTCTGCCACTGGCGCACCATGCCCAGGCTGGAGTTGTTGATCACCGCGATCTTGATCGGGATCCCCTCGATGACACAGGTGGCCAGCTCCTGGTTCGTCATCTGGAAGCAGCCGTCGCCGTCGATGCCCCAGACGACGCGGTCGGGCTCGCCGACCTGGGCGCCCATGGCCGCCGGCACGCAGTAGCCCATCGTGCCCAGACCGCCGGAGTTCAGCCAGCTGTTGGGGCGCGAGTACTTGACGAACTGCGCGGCCCACATCTGGTGCTGGCCCACGCCGGCGACGTACGTCGCGTCAGGCCCGGCGATGGCGCCGATGCGCTCGATGACGTACTGCGGCGACATGGCCCCGGACTCAGGCTCGGTGTAGCCGAGGGGGTAGGTGTCCCGCACCTTGTTCATCTCGGCGACCCAGTCGGAGTAGTCGGGGGTGCCGGGCCGCGCGCCCGACCCGCCCGTCGCGGCCGCCCCACCAGACGCGCCGTCCTCGCCCGTGTCGGCGTCCGCGTCGGCCGGTCCGGCCAGCTCCTCGATGAGCGCGGCGATGACCTCGCGGCAGTCGCCGACGATCGGCACGTCCGCCTCGCGGTTCTTGCCAATCTCCGCGGGGTCGATGTCGGCGTGGATCACCTTGGCCAGCGGCGCGAACGTTGCCAGCTTGCCGGTCACCCGGTCGTCGAACCGCGACCCCAGCGCGATGAGCAGGTCGGAGCGCTGCAGCGCCGTCACCGCCGAGACCGAGCCGTGCATGCCCGGCATGCCGTAGTGCAGCGGGTGGTCGTCCGGGACGGCCCCCCGCGCCATCAGCGTGGTCACCAGCGGGATCTGCGTGAGGTCGAGGAGCGCGCGCAGCTCGTCCGTGGCGCGGGCCTTCATCACGCCGCCGCCCACATAGAGCACGGGGCGGCGAGCCTCCCGAATGAGCCGGGCCGCCTCCCGGATCTGCTTGCCGTGCGGCCGGGTCGTCGGCCGGTAGCCGGGCAGCTCCATCTTCGGCGGCCAGGTGAACGTCGTCTGCGCCTGCAGCGCGTCCTTGGTGACGTCGACCAGCACGGGGCCCGGTCGGCCGGTGCTGGCGATGAAGAACGCCTCGGCGATCGCCTGCGGGATCATCGCCGGGTCGGTGATGAGGTAGTTGTGCTTGGTGATCGGCATCGTGATGCCGCGGATGTCCGCCTCCTGGAAGGCATCGGTGCCGATGGCGGCGCTGCCGACCTGGCCCGTGATCGCCACGATCGGCACGGAGTCCATGTAGGCGTCCGCGATCGGCGTGACCAGGTTGGTCGCCCCGGGCCCGGAGGTGGCCATGCAGACGCCCACCTTGCCGGTGGCCGTCGCGTAGCCCTGGGCCGCGTGCCCGGCGCCCTGCTCGTGGCGAACGAGGACGTGGCGCACCTTGGTCGAGTCCATCAGCGGGTCGTACGCCGGGAGGATGGCGCCACCCGGAAGACCGAAGACCACCTCACAGCCGACCTCTTCGAGGGAGCGAACGAGGCTCTGGGCCCCCGTGACGTGCTCGACGATCGGGTTCGCCCTGCGGGCGGCCAGATCGCCGGGGGTCGGGGGCTTGGGGGCGGCCGCGCCCGAGGGGGCGGCCTGCGGCCTGGGCTCGCGCCCCGCCGGTGCCGGGGCCTTGCGGTCCTTCACTGCTGTCACCACTTTCGCGTGCGAGCTCTGGTCCCACGCCGCCGGGCGGGCGGCTGCGGGGCGGCCGGACGCACGGCGTCCGGCCAACAAAAAACCCCTCGGTCCGGTCCGGACTGAAGGGGTAGCGCAACGGGCCGGTGAGGCCGGTCGCGCTCAGTGGATTACGAGGAGGGTGCTCACGGTGCCCACCTTCGCGCGGATCGGCGCGCGGCGTCAACGCGCGCCCACGCCCGTCCCAATCAACGAGACGTAGAGTCCATTTTCCGGACGGCGGGTCCGCCCCCGGCGCGTCGCGAGGGGGTTGGTCGGCGCGGCCGGCCCCGGCGCATCAGGCCCGGCGCATGGCCTCCAGCGCCTCCGGCCAGCGCCGGCCAAGGGTGGCCCCGCCGTACCGGCAGCCCACCCCCAGCAGCACGCCCCCGAGCAGCGGGCCCACCGCGGCGACCGCCGGGCCGGCCCAGGCCGTCCCCGTCATCGCGAGGACGAAGAGGACGATCGTGGGGATGGACCCGATCGCCGCGAACGCGACGTTGACGAGTATGAGGAGCAGGCTGGCCGCCCCTCCCCCGCTGTTCTTCTGGAACGGATTGCCCCCCGCGGGCGGCTGCGGCCACTGGTAGCGCGCGCTCCCCCACGAGGCCCCGCCCACGCTGGCCAGCAGCAGGCCCGCGGTGAGGCCGAAGAGGGCCGGCGCGAGGTCCCACCGGTGGTTGATCGCGACCGAGGTGACCCACACCACGCCCGTGACGGGCGCGACGAGCAGCAGGTACGCGAGGGCCCGCCCCCAGCGATCGGCGCTGCCCGCCACCCCCGTGAGCGCGTGCAGGGCGACCGCCGTGCCGTCGAGGACCAGGCTGTTGGCCACCACCATGCCCGCCATCACGGCGATGAACGGCCCGGTGCTGAGCAGCATCGGCAGCGCCTCGGCGCTGCCCTCCTGCCCGGCGCCGATGAACACGGGAGCGACCATGAGGACGGGGATCACCGCCAGGGCGGCCACCTGCACCATCGCGCGGCTGTCGCGCCGCCAGGACCGCACGATGCGGCCGGCGATGGCCCCCCGCGGCGAGGTCCCGAAGACGCGTTCGACGAGCGCCGAGGAGTGCACCTTCTCGGCGTCGCCCTGTCCGCCCGGCGGCATGACCAGCGCCCGGTCGAGGCTCCACCGCCACCAGGCCGAAAGGCCGTAGGCCAGCAGCGCAGCCAGGAGGAGTCGAGC from Austwickia sp. includes the following:
- a CDS encoding phosphoribosyltransferase, which translates into the protein MSEEREVLTWERFGAAARELAQLVVDDGYEPDIILSITRGGLLPTGAISYALDLKALHIINVEFYTGIESRLLEPVFLPPLPATSDLSGQKVLIVDDVADTGHTLNRVKEFCAPHVAEVRVAVLYEKPPSVVKAEYVWKHTPLWITFPWSADPPIVRRSDNDR
- the ilvN gene encoding acetolactate synthase small subunit, with translation MSRHTLSVLVENKPGVLTRIAALFSRRGFNISSLAVGETEHPEVSRMTVLVDADQLPLEQVTKQLNKLVEVLKVVELDATQTVERRILLVKVRVDAATRSHVIETAQLFRANVVDVAQDSLTIEATGRVEKLEALLAMLEPYGVKELVQSGLVAIGRGPRSITDRSGRH
- a CDS encoding thermonuclease family protein: MSDGDTFVALRDADAAVVTIRLLNVDAPETVAPGRPVGCGGPEAAAWLRARLPVGSRVFLAYDVGRRDRYGRDLAWVRTPDGRAVNLELVEAGLAYAVRIEPNHAHFPDTLAAEQRARTNGRGLFAPDSPCRAAGPASRAPLSSASTS
- the ilvC gene encoding ketol-acid reductoisomerase, coding for MAEMFYDDDADLSVIQGRKVAVIGYGSQGHAHALNLRDSGVDVRVGLAEGSRSRAKAEAQGLRVLPVGEAVAEADVIVILVPDQHQRKVYAEAIKPNLKPGTALLFAHGFNIRFGYITPEADADVIMVAPKGPGHIVRREYVDGRGVPVLVCVEKDASGSALELAKSYAKAIGGLRAGGIRSTFTEETESDLFGEQAVLCGGASQLVQYGFEVLTEAGYQPEIAYFEVLHELKLIVDLMIEGGIAKQRWSVSDTAEYGDYISGPRVIDPRVKENMKAVLADVQNGSFAQRFIDDQDNGAAEFKQLRAKGEQHPIEATGRELRKLMAWIKDADSDYTEGTAAR
- a CDS encoding acetolactate synthase large subunit; translated protein: MKDRKAPAPAGREPRPQAAPSGAAAPKPPTPGDLAARRANPIVEHVTGAQSLVRSLEEVGCEVVFGLPGGAILPAYDPLMDSTKVRHVLVRHEQGAGHAAQGYATATGKVGVCMATSGPGATNLVTPIADAYMDSVPIVAITGQVGSAAIGTDAFQEADIRGITMPITKHNYLITDPAMIPQAIAEAFFIASTGRPGPVLVDVTKDALQAQTTFTWPPKMELPGYRPTTRPHGKQIREAARLIREARRPVLYVGGGVMKARATDELRALLDLTQIPLVTTLMARGAVPDDHPLHYGMPGMHGSVSAVTALQRSDLLIALGSRFDDRVTGKLATFAPLAKVIHADIDPAEIGKNREADVPIVGDCREVIAALIEELAGPADADADTGEDGASGGAAATGGSGARPGTPDYSDWVAEMNKVRDTYPLGYTEPESGAMSPQYVIERIGAIAGPDATYVAGVGQHQMWAAQFVKYSRPNSWLNSGGLGTMGYCVPAAMGAQVGEPDRVVWGIDGDGCFQMTNQELATCVIEGIPIKIAVINNSSLGMVRQWQTLFYEERYSNTDLHTAHQGRRIPDFVKMADAYGCVGLRCERAEDVDATIEAAMKVTDRPVVVDFVVCRDAQVWPMVPAGVSNDEIMYARGLSPVWDREE
- a CDS encoding SDR family oxidoreductase, coding for MSRGVVVTGASRGVGAAVAAAFAARGDRVVVHYARARDRAEQVLAALPGTGHALIAADLSVPTDIRGLSEESIAALGTIDVLVNNAAQFLVDQPGSRRGDHRVAECDDETWLSAWESTLRTNLIGPAYLTHLVARHMIERGVAGRIVNVGSRGAYRGEPEVPAYGASKAGLHSFGQSMAVALAPHGIAVTSIAPGFIATDMAAQHLDGPGGDAIRAQSPFGRVATPQEVAEAIVALAAPGAQWASGAVLDFNGASHLR